The following are from one region of the Rhizobacter sp. AJA081-3 genome:
- a CDS encoding acetolactate synthase 3 catalytic subunit translates to MDMSAAEVKRAASAQPQTPPHADPNGSEILVRCLQAENVKFLWGYPGGAVLYIYDALYKQNTIEHVLVRHEQAAIHAADGYARATGDVGVALVTSGPGVTNAVTGIATAYMDSIPMVIITGQVPTPAIGLDAFQECDTVGITRPIVKHNFLVKDVRDLAMTLKKAFHIARTGRPGPVVVDIPKDVSLKTTPFHYPATVEMRSYNPVRKGHGGQIRKAVQLLLAAKRPYIYTGGGVILGNASAELRELVNMLGYPCTNTLMGLGAFPSSDPKFLGMLGMHGTYEANMTMQNCDVLLAVGARFDDRVIGNPAHFASVQRKIVHIDIDPSSISKRVKVDIPIVGDVKDVLQELIAQIKEAQAKPDVQSLSAWWGQINEWRKRECLKYKNSTEVIKPQYVVDKLWELTKDSDCYITSDVGQHQMWAAQYYRFDEPRRWINSGGLGTMGVGLPYAMGIKLAKPDSDVFCITGEGSIQMCIQELSTCLQYKTPVKIISLNNRYLGMVRQWQELDYQGRYSHSYMDALPDFVKLAEAYGHVGLKIEKPGDVEPALREAIKLKDRTVFLDVRTDPTENVWPMVKAGKGISEMLLGSEDL, encoded by the coding sequence ATGGATATGTCTGCCGCGGAAGTCAAGCGTGCCGCTTCGGCACAACCGCAAACTCCCCCCCACGCCGACCCGAACGGTTCGGAAATCCTGGTCCGCTGCCTGCAGGCCGAGAACGTCAAGTTCCTCTGGGGCTACCCCGGCGGAGCCGTGCTGTACATCTACGACGCGTTGTACAAGCAGAACACCATCGAGCACGTGCTGGTGCGCCACGAGCAGGCCGCCATCCACGCCGCCGACGGCTATGCCCGCGCCACCGGCGACGTCGGCGTGGCGCTCGTCACCTCGGGCCCGGGCGTCACCAATGCCGTGACCGGCATTGCGACGGCCTACATGGACTCGATCCCGATGGTCATCATCACCGGGCAGGTGCCGACGCCGGCGATCGGCCTCGATGCCTTCCAGGAATGTGACACCGTCGGCATCACGCGGCCGATCGTCAAGCACAACTTCCTGGTCAAGGACGTGCGCGACCTGGCGATGACGCTCAAGAAGGCCTTCCACATCGCCCGCACCGGCCGCCCCGGCCCGGTGGTGGTGGACATCCCGAAGGACGTGTCGCTGAAGACCACGCCCTTCCACTACCCGGCCACGGTCGAGATGCGCTCCTACAACCCGGTGCGCAAGGGCCACGGCGGGCAGATCCGCAAGGCGGTTCAGTTGCTTCTGGCGGCCAAGCGTCCTTACATCTACACCGGCGGCGGCGTGATCCTGGGCAACGCCTCGGCTGAACTGCGCGAGCTGGTCAACATGCTCGGCTATCCGTGCACGAACACGCTGATGGGTCTGGGCGCGTTCCCTTCCAGCGACCCCAAGTTCCTCGGCATGCTCGGCATGCACGGCACCTACGAAGCCAACATGACGATGCAGAACTGCGACGTCCTGTTGGCTGTCGGTGCGCGCTTCGACGACCGAGTGATCGGCAACCCGGCGCACTTCGCCTCGGTGCAGCGCAAGATCGTGCACATCGACATCGACCCGTCGTCGATCTCCAAGCGCGTGAAGGTCGACATCCCGATCGTCGGCGACGTGAAGGACGTGCTGCAGGAACTGATCGCACAGATCAAGGAAGCGCAGGCCAAACCCGACGTGCAGTCGCTGTCGGCGTGGTGGGGCCAGATCAACGAGTGGCGCAAGCGCGAGTGCCTGAAGTACAAGAACAGCACCGAGGTCATCAAGCCGCAGTACGTGGTCGACAAGCTCTGGGAGCTGACGAAGGACAGCGACTGCTACATCACTTCGGACGTCGGCCAGCACCAGATGTGGGCGGCTCAGTACTACCGCTTCGACGAGCCGCGCCGCTGGATCAACTCCGGCGGCCTGGGTACGATGGGCGTGGGCCTGCCCTACGCGATGGGCATCAAGCTCGCCAAGCCGGATTCGGACGTCTTCTGCATCACCGGCGAAGGCTCGATCCAGATGTGCATCCAGGAGCTCTCGACCTGCCTGCAGTACAAGACGCCGGTCAAGATCATCTCGCTGAACAACCGCTACCTCGGCATGGTGCGGCAGTGGCAGGAACTGGACTACCAGGGCCGCTACTCGCACAGCTACATGGATGCGCTGCCCGACTTCGTGAAGCTGGCCGAGGCCTATGGTCACGTCGGACTGAAGATCGAGAAGCCGGGTGACGTCGAGCCGGCGCTGCGCGAGGCCATCAAGCTGAAGGACCGCACGGTGTTCCTTGACGTGCGCACCGATCCGACCGAGAACGTCTGGCCGATGGTCAAGGCGGGCAAGGGCATCTCGGAGATGCTGCTGGGCTCCGAGGACCTGTGA
- a CDS encoding TIGR00730 family Rossman fold protein, which produces MSGRVSLCIYCGSRTGDNAAYEAAATTVGTAIGCRGWRLVYGGGRAGLMGRVADAALAAGAQVLGVIPRSLMEREVGHRGLTELHVVETMHERKLMMAEHSDAFIALPGGIGTFEELFEVWTWRQLGYHDKPVGLLNVDGYYDALLDFMRQTVEHGFVSDLQHALLQVQTQPEALLDAIARLTPLATEPDDYRRI; this is translated from the coding sequence ATGAGCGGCCGCGTCTCGCTGTGCATCTATTGCGGCTCGCGCACGGGTGACAACGCGGCCTACGAGGCCGCGGCGACAACCGTCGGCACGGCCATCGGCTGCCGCGGCTGGCGGCTGGTCTACGGCGGCGGCCGAGCCGGGCTGATGGGCCGCGTGGCCGACGCCGCGCTGGCCGCCGGCGCGCAGGTGCTTGGTGTGATCCCCCGCTCGCTCATGGAGCGCGAAGTCGGTCATCGGGGCCTGACCGAACTGCACGTGGTCGAAACGATGCACGAGCGCAAGCTGATGATGGCGGAACACAGCGATGCCTTCATCGCCTTGCCCGGCGGCATCGGCACTTTTGAAGAACTGTTCGAGGTCTGGACCTGGCGCCAGCTCGGCTACCACGACAAGCCAGTCGGCCTGCTCAACGTCGACGGCTACTACGACGCCCTCCTCGACTTCATGCGCCAGACAGTCGAGCACGGCTTCGTGTCGGATCTGCAGCACGCGCTGCTGCAGGTGCAGACACAGCCGGAGGCATTGCTCGATGCGATCGCGCGGCTCACGCCGCTGGCCACCGAGCCCGACGACTACCGGCGCATCTGA
- a CDS encoding DUF3106 domain-containing protein: MSFGIPSSALCRIAAVALCCLALAPAVRAQANPAGKPVLVGGASESGPRWQDLSAAQRTSLRPLERDWSTIDAQSKQKWLEIAARYPAMPPAEQQRVAARMSEWVKLSPAQRGQARMNYQEARQVTKEERQARWQAYQALTPEQRGKLAARAAPPTSANAARNGDAARKSALAQRDGVQAKSNLVPNTSYAAPPRAVGPTVVQAQPGATTSLISKRPAPPPHQQPGLPKIAATPGFVDKATLLPQRGPQGAAAAATLAPATTPTPKR, from the coding sequence ATGAGCTTTGGCATCCCCTCGAGTGCGCTGTGCCGCATCGCCGCTGTCGCCTTGTGCTGCCTGGCACTAGCGCCCGCCGTTCGTGCCCAGGCGAACCCGGCGGGCAAGCCCGTGCTGGTCGGCGGCGCGTCGGAAAGCGGGCCGCGCTGGCAAGACTTGTCAGCAGCGCAGCGCACGTCGCTCAGGCCCCTGGAACGCGACTGGTCGACCATTGACGCCCAGAGCAAGCAGAAGTGGCTGGAGATCGCTGCGCGGTACCCGGCCATGCCCCCCGCGGAACAGCAGCGCGTGGCGGCCCGCATGTCCGAGTGGGTCAAGTTGTCGCCGGCGCAACGTGGCCAGGCGCGCATGAACTACCAGGAAGCCCGCCAGGTCACCAAGGAAGAACGCCAGGCACGCTGGCAGGCCTATCAGGCACTCACGCCGGAGCAGCGCGGCAAGCTGGCCGCGCGCGCCGCTCCGCCAACGTCGGCGAACGCCGCGCGCAACGGCGATGCTGCCCGCAAGTCAGCCTTGGCCCAGCGCGACGGTGTGCAAGCCAAGTCCAATCTGGTGCCCAACACATCCTACGCGGCGCCGCCCAGGGCGGTCGGCCCGACCGTGGTTCAGGCCCAGCCCGGAGCAACGACATCTTTGATCTCCAAGCGGCCTGCGCCGCCGCCGCATCAGCAGCCTGGCCTGCCGAAGATCGCGGCGACTCCGGGATTCGTCGACAAGGCAACCCTGCTGCCACAGCGCGGCCCGCAAGGTGCCGCGGCAGCCGCGACACTCGCGCCAGCGACGACACCGACACCGAAGCGGTGA
- a CDS encoding diacylglycerol kinase, with amino-acid sequence MTNPHKGRTGVERIVRATGYSIEGLATAYRGESAFRQETWLAVLLIPLSFWLGRNWVEVALLAGSVMLVLVVELLNSGIESAIDRVSFEMHDLSKRAKDLASAAVFLSLLLCAGIWLAALWQRFGAAT; translated from the coding sequence ATGACCAATCCGCACAAGGGCCGCACCGGCGTCGAGCGCATCGTTCGAGCCACCGGCTACTCGATCGAGGGCCTGGCGACGGCCTACCGCGGCGAAAGCGCCTTTCGCCAGGAAACCTGGCTGGCCGTGCTGCTGATTCCGCTGTCGTTCTGGCTTGGCCGCAACTGGGTCGAGGTGGCCCTGCTGGCCGGCTCGGTCATGCTGGTGCTCGTCGTCGAACTGCTCAACTCGGGCATCGAGTCAGCGATCGACCGAGTCTCCTTCGAGATGCACGACCTTTCCAAGCGCGCCAAGGACCTGGCCAGCGCGGCCGTGTTCCTGTCGCTGCTGTTGTGTGCGGGCATCTGGCTGGCCGCGTTGTGGCAGCGTTTCGGGGCCGCGACATGA
- a CDS encoding RNA polymerase sigma factor, whose amino-acid sequence MASDKELSDFLKSVEKRAFKRVAYAVRDDDAALDIVQDSMIRLAEKYVDRPPAELPLLFQRILSNATMDWFRRQKVRNAHVRNFSDFESSDEDGDFNILETLEALDSSAGTESAADSVSRAQILLVIESEVSQLPGRQREAFTLRYWEELDVAETAQVMGCSEGSVKTHCSRAVHALAKALKAKGIAP is encoded by the coding sequence TTGGCATCCGACAAAGAACTCTCCGACTTCCTCAAGAGCGTCGAGAAGCGCGCCTTCAAGCGCGTGGCCTATGCCGTTCGAGACGACGATGCGGCCCTCGACATCGTCCAGGACTCGATGATCCGCCTGGCAGAGAAGTACGTCGACCGCCCCCCGGCCGAACTGCCCCTGCTGTTCCAGCGCATCCTGTCCAACGCGACGATGGACTGGTTTCGCCGCCAGAAGGTGCGCAATGCCCATGTGCGGAATTTCTCGGATTTCGAATCCTCCGACGAGGACGGCGACTTCAATATCCTGGAGACGCTGGAGGCCCTGGACAGTTCCGCCGGAACCGAGAGCGCGGCAGATTCGGTGTCACGGGCCCAGATCCTGCTCGTGATCGAGTCAGAGGTTTCGCAGTTGCCAGGCCGTCAACGGGAAGCGTTCACACTGCGTTACTGGGAGGAACTCGATGTCGCCGAAACCGCTCAGGTGATGGGTTGTTCGGAGGGAAGCGTCAAGACACACTGCTCCAGAGCAGTGCATGCCTTGGCCAAAGCCCTGAAGGCAAAGGGAATAGCACCGTGA
- the pssA gene encoding CDP-diacylglycerol--serine O-phosphatidyltransferase yields the protein MNDAPDLGSDDADPPPRPRRKGIYILPNLFTLAALFGGFYAIVMAMNQRFENAAIGIFCAMVLDSLDGRVARMTNTQSAFGEQMDSLSDMVSFGAAPALIVYEWALKGMGKLGWIAAFVYCAAAALRLARFNVNTGVVDKRFFQGLPSPAAAAVVIGFIWLMDDNGYKGFREGPWLGWVALGFTLFAGLTMVTNVPFYSFKDVSLKRSVPFVVIVAIALAFALIAYHPPTVLFALFVVYGLSGYAMYVYRKVKGKPVSVIATSTDEPDEQGLHR from the coding sequence ATGAACGACGCACCCGACCTGGGCTCCGACGACGCGGACCCGCCGCCTCGTCCGCGCCGCAAGGGCATCTACATCCTGCCGAACCTGTTCACGCTGGCGGCGCTGTTCGGCGGCTTCTACGCCATCGTGATGGCGATGAACCAGCGCTTCGAGAACGCCGCGATCGGCATCTTCTGCGCGATGGTGCTCGACAGCCTCGACGGCCGCGTGGCGCGCATGACGAACACGCAGAGTGCCTTCGGAGAGCAGATGGACAGCCTGTCGGACATGGTGTCCTTCGGTGCGGCGCCGGCGCTCATCGTGTACGAATGGGCGCTCAAGGGCATGGGCAAGCTCGGCTGGATCGCCGCCTTCGTCTACTGCGCGGCGGCGGCCCTGCGGCTGGCACGCTTCAATGTCAACACCGGCGTGGTCGACAAACGCTTCTTCCAGGGACTGCCGAGCCCGGCGGCCGCGGCGGTGGTGATCGGCTTCATCTGGCTGATGGACGACAACGGCTACAAGGGCTTCCGCGAGGGGCCGTGGCTCGGCTGGGTGGCGCTGGGCTTCACGCTGTTCGCCGGGCTGACGATGGTCACCAATGTGCCGTTCTACAGCTTCAAGGATGTGAGCTTGAAGCGATCCGTTCCCTTCGTCGTGATCGTGGCCATCGCGCTCGCGTTTGCGTTGATCGCCTACCACCCGCCCACCGTGCTGTTCGCGTTGTTCGTCGTCTACGGACTGTCCGGCTACGCCATGTACGTTTACCGCAAGGTCAAGGGCAAGCCGGTCAGCGTCATCGCCACCTCGACGGACGAGCCCGACGAGCAGGGCCTTCACCGCTGA
- the ilvC gene encoding ketol-acid reductoisomerase gives MKVYYDKDADLSLVKGKNVTIIGYGSQGHAHAQNLNDSGVKVTVGLRKGGASWAKVEKAGLKVAEVADAVKAADIVMILLPDEQIAAVYKNDVEPNIKQGASLAFAHGFNVHYGQVVPRADLDVWMVAPKAPGHTVRSTYTQGGGVPHLIAVYADKSGKARDLALSYAVANGGGKAGIIETNFREETETDLFGEQAVLCGGTVELIKAGYETLVEAGYAPEMAYFECLHELKLIVDLIYEGGIANMNYSISNNAEYGEYVTGPRIVTEETKKVMKQVLKDIQTGEYAKSFILENRAGAPTLQSRRRLNSEHSIEIVGEKLRAMMPWIKKNRLVDQSRN, from the coding sequence ATGAAGGTCTACTACGACAAGGACGCCGATCTGAGCCTGGTGAAGGGCAAGAACGTCACCATCATCGGTTACGGCTCGCAGGGCCATGCGCACGCGCAGAACCTGAACGACAGTGGCGTGAAGGTCACCGTCGGCCTGCGCAAGGGCGGCGCGTCCTGGGCGAAGGTCGAGAAGGCCGGGCTGAAGGTCGCCGAGGTCGCGGACGCCGTGAAGGCGGCTGACATCGTCATGATCCTGCTGCCCGACGAGCAGATCGCCGCCGTCTACAAGAACGACGTCGAACCGAACATCAAGCAGGGCGCGTCGCTGGCCTTCGCGCACGGCTTCAACGTGCACTACGGTCAGGTCGTGCCGCGCGCTGACCTCGACGTCTGGATGGTCGCGCCGAAGGCCCCGGGCCACACCGTGCGCTCCACCTACACGCAAGGCGGCGGCGTGCCGCACCTGATCGCCGTCTACGCCGACAAGTCCGGCAAGGCGCGTGACCTGGCACTGAGCTACGCCGTGGCCAATGGCGGCGGCAAGGCCGGCATCATCGAGACCAACTTCCGCGAAGAGACCGAGACCGACCTGTTCGGCGAGCAGGCCGTGCTCTGCGGCGGCACCGTCGAGTTGATCAAGGCCGGCTACGAGACCCTGGTCGAAGCCGGCTATGCGCCGGAGATGGCCTACTTCGAGTGCCTGCACGAGCTCAAGCTGATCGTCGACCTGATCTATGAAGGCGGCATCGCGAACATGAACTACTCGATCTCGAACAATGCCGAGTACGGCGAGTACGTGACGGGCCCGCGCATCGTCACCGAAGAGACGAAGAAGGTCATGAAGCAGGTGCTCAAGGACATCCAGACCGGCGAGTACGCGAAGAGCTTCATCCTCGAGAACCGGGCCGGTGCGCCGACGCTGCAGTCGCGTCGTCGCCTGAACTCGGAGCACTCGATCGAGATCGTCGGCGAGAAGCTGCGCGCGATGATGCCGTGGATCAAGAAGAACCGGCTGGTCGACCAGTCGCGCAACTGA
- a CDS encoding DUF3619 family protein, which produces MKNSNATIYQSGQDALEARIAYRIAARLNEHAETVDTDISERLRFAREKALEKAQAARKAEAAHVVSGGTVAAAVLGGGNGWWVKLGSALPLVALAAGLMVIQHLHTQAQISVAAEIDAELLADDLPPAAYSDEGFVEFLKTPRD; this is translated from the coding sequence GTGAAGAACTCGAACGCCACCATTTATCAGTCAGGTCAGGACGCTCTCGAAGCTCGCATCGCCTACCGGATCGCCGCCCGGCTGAACGAACACGCCGAAACCGTCGACACCGACATCTCCGAGCGCCTGCGCTTCGCGCGCGAGAAGGCGCTCGAGAAGGCTCAGGCCGCGCGCAAAGCTGAAGCGGCCCATGTGGTTTCGGGCGGGACTGTCGCTGCGGCGGTGCTGGGCGGCGGCAACGGGTGGTGGGTGAAACTCGGCTCGGCATTGCCGTTGGTGGCGCTGGCCGCTGGCCTGATGGTGATCCAGCACCTGCACACGCAGGCACAGATCTCCGTGGCCGCCGAGATCGATGCCGAACTGCTGGCCGACGACCTGCCCCCGGCTGCCTACAGCGACGAGGGATTCGTCGAATTCCTCAAGACCCCGCGCGACTGA
- a CDS encoding P-II family nitrogen regulator codes for MKQITAVVKPFKLEEVREALAEVGVTGLTVTEVKGFGRQKGHTELYRGAEYVVDFLPKVKVEVVVKDVDVDRCIEAIVKAAKTGKIGDGKIFVTAVEQVVRIRTGETNEDAV; via the coding sequence ATGAAGCAGATCACCGCCGTCGTCAAACCGTTCAAGCTCGAAGAGGTGCGCGAGGCGCTGGCCGAGGTCGGAGTGACCGGCCTCACCGTGACCGAGGTGAAGGGTTTCGGGCGCCAGAAGGGGCACACCGAGCTGTACCGCGGTGCCGAGTACGTGGTCGACTTCCTGCCCAAGGTGAAGGTCGAGGTCGTCGTCAAGGATGTCGACGTCGACCGCTGCATCGAGGCGATCGTGAAGGCGGCCAAGACCGGCAAGATCGGTGACGGCAAGATCTTCGTCACCGCCGTCGAGCAGGTGGTGCGCATCCGCACCGGCGAGACGAACGAAGACGCCGTCTGA
- a CDS encoding 2-isopropylmalate synthase: protein MADKLIIFDTTLRDGEQSPGASMTKDEKLRIARQLERLRVDVIEAGFAASSNGDFEAVKAIADQVRESTICSLARANDRDISRAAEALKGAASSRIHTFIATSALHMEKKLRMTPDQVHEQARLAVRFARNLAADVEFSPEDGYRSDPDFLCRVLEAVIAEGATTINIPDTVGYAVPELYGSFIRMLRERVPNSDKAIWSVHCHNDLGMAVANSLAGVKLGGARQVECTINGLGERAGNCSLEEVVMAVKTRRDYFGLELGIDATQIVPASRLVAQTTGFVVQPNKAVVGANAFAHASGIHQDGVLKARDTYEIMRAEDVGWAANKIVLGKLSGRNAFKQRLQDLGISMESESEVNAAFARFKELADRKSDIFDEDILALVMDESVTAENEHYRLLALSQRSETGERPHASVAFAAGSVEMHAESDGNGPVDASLKAIESKLKTGAEMLLYSVNAITSGSTESQGEVTVRLQHGGRVVNGVGADPDIVVASAKAYLAALNKLHSKTERVAAQG from the coding sequence ATGGCCGACAAGCTCATCATCTTCGACACCACCTTGCGCGATGGCGAGCAATCGCCGGGTGCCTCCATGACCAAGGACGAGAAGCTGCGCATCGCGCGGCAACTCGAGCGTCTGCGCGTGGACGTGATCGAAGCGGGCTTCGCGGCGTCGTCCAACGGAGACTTCGAGGCGGTCAAGGCGATCGCCGATCAGGTTCGCGAATCGACCATCTGCTCCCTCGCTCGGGCCAATGATCGGGACATCTCGCGCGCCGCCGAGGCGCTCAAGGGTGCCGCTTCGTCGCGCATCCACACCTTCATCGCCACGAGTGCGCTGCACATGGAGAAGAAGCTGCGCATGACGCCCGATCAGGTGCACGAACAGGCCAGGCTCGCGGTGCGCTTCGCGCGCAACCTGGCGGCCGATGTCGAGTTCTCACCGGAAGACGGCTATCGCTCCGACCCCGACTTCCTGTGCCGCGTGCTGGAGGCTGTGATCGCCGAAGGTGCGACCACGATCAACATCCCCGACACCGTCGGCTACGCGGTGCCCGAGTTGTACGGCAGCTTCATCCGCATGCTGCGAGAGCGTGTGCCGAACTCCGACAAGGCCATCTGGTCGGTGCATTGCCACAACGACCTGGGCATGGCGGTGGCCAACTCGCTGGCTGGCGTGAAGCTCGGCGGCGCCCGCCAGGTGGAGTGCACGATCAATGGCCTGGGCGAGCGCGCGGGCAACTGCTCTCTCGAAGAAGTCGTGATGGCGGTGAAGACCCGCCGCGACTACTTCGGCCTCGAACTCGGCATCGACGCCACGCAGATCGTGCCGGCCTCGCGCCTGGTCGCGCAGACCACCGGCTTCGTCGTGCAGCCCAACAAGGCCGTGGTGGGCGCGAATGCCTTCGCCCACGCCTCGGGCATCCATCAGGACGGCGTGCTGAAGGCGCGCGACACCTACGAGATCATGCGCGCCGAAGACGTGGGCTGGGCGGCCAACAAGATCGTGCTGGGCAAGCTCTCGGGGCGCAACGCCTTCAAGCAGCGCCTGCAGGACCTGGGCATCTCGATGGAATCGGAGTCGGAGGTCAATGCGGCCTTCGCGAGATTCAAGGAACTGGCAGACCGCAAGAGCGACATCTTCGACGAGGACATCCTCGCGCTCGTGATGGACGAGTCGGTCACGGCCGAGAACGAACACTACCGGCTGCTCGCGCTGTCGCAGCGCTCCGAGACCGGCGAGCGTCCGCACGCCAGCGTCGCCTTCGCGGCCGGCAGCGTCGAGATGCACGCCGAGAGCGATGGCAACGGGCCGGTCGATGCGAGCCTAAAGGCCATCGAGTCGAAGCTCAAGACTGGCGCGGAGATGCTCCTCTATTCGGTCAATGCCATCACCTCGGGCAGCACAGAATCACAAGGCGAGGTGACGGTTCGGCTGCAGCACGGGGGCCGCGTCGTCAACGGCGTCGGTGCCGATCCGGACATCGTCGTCGCGTCGGCGAAGGCCTACCTCGCGGCCTTGAACAAGTTGCACAGCAAGACGGAGCGCGTGGCCGCGCAGGGCTGA
- a CDS encoding RDD family protein yields the protein MACFLYEGVLLFGVLMISGYLFSSLTQQRHALVGRHALQAFLFVVLGIYFVWFWSRGGQTVAMKAWHIRLVDQHGQPVTQLRALGRYLLSWLWFVPALLALWLGGLHGGAAIGSVLITGVIVYAMLALLHPQRQFWHDAACGTRLMHWKAADRR from the coding sequence ATGGCCTGCTTCCTCTACGAAGGCGTGCTGCTTTTCGGGGTGCTGATGATCTCGGGCTACCTCTTCTCGAGCCTCACCCAGCAGCGGCATGCCCTTGTCGGGCGACATGCGCTGCAAGCCTTCCTCTTCGTCGTGCTGGGCATCTACTTCGTGTGGTTCTGGTCGCGCGGCGGGCAGACCGTGGCCATGAAGGCCTGGCACATCCGGCTGGTCGACCAACACGGCCAACCCGTCACGCAATTGCGCGCTCTGGGCCGCTACCTGCTCAGTTGGCTGTGGTTCGTGCCTGCGCTGTTGGCGCTGTGGCTGGGCGGACTCCACGGCGGCGCTGCGATCGGCAGTGTGCTGATCACCGGCGTGATCGTCTACGCGATGCTCGCGTTGCTGCATCCGCAGCGGCAGTTCTGGCACGACGCCGCCTGTGGAACCCGCCTGATGCACTGGAAGGCGGCGGACCGACGCTGA
- the ilvN gene encoding acetolactate synthase small subunit, which translates to MKHIIALLLENEPGALSRVVALFSARGYNIESLTVAPTEDASLSRMTIVTTGSDEVIEQITKHLNRLIEVVKVVDLTEGAYTERELMLIKVRAVGKEREEMKRMADIFRGRIIDVTEKSYTIELTGDASKLDAFIEAIDRAAILETVRTGTSGIGRGERILRV; encoded by the coding sequence ATGAAACACATCATTGCCTTGCTGCTCGAGAACGAGCCCGGCGCGCTGTCCCGTGTCGTCGCGCTGTTCTCTGCCCGCGGCTACAACATCGAGAGCCTGACCGTCGCGCCCACCGAGGACGCGTCGCTGTCGCGCATGACGATCGTCACCACCGGTTCCGACGAGGTGATCGAGCAGATCACCAAGCACCTGAACCGGCTGATCGAGGTCGTCAAGGTCGTCGATCTCACCGAAGGTGCCTACACCGAGCGCGAACTCATGCTCATCAAGGTGCGCGCGGTCGGCAAGGAGCGCGAGGAGATGAAGCGCATGGCCGACATCTTCCGCGGCCGCATCATCGACGTCACCGAGAAGAGCTACACCATCGAACTGACCGGCGACGCGAGCAAGCTCGATGCCTTCATCGAGGCCATCGACCGCGCCGCCATTCTCGAAACCGTGCGCACCGGCACCAGCGGGATCGGTCGCGGCGAGCGCATCCTGCGCGTCTGA